A region from the Acyrthosiphon pisum isolate AL4f chromosome A1, pea_aphid_22Mar2018_4r6ur, whole genome shotgun sequence genome encodes:
- the LOC103307900 gene encoding uncharacterized protein LOC103307900: MIEMVLLLCSYAAQSNDVETGNNVILPMEQNIREENIENAVVNNFKSPRRSLRLTRNNEDMSNKNIPDHTSGSGLRCSVKNCFNRHSKILSLFGYSKDFTLRKKWIEKCEIKKGPAKIVKPCTRVCITHFELECFKNTALKNRLKPGAIPSLFFDSGSTEEDPAEFTCSRQEVLD, translated from the exons aTGATTGAAATGGTTCTCCTCCTAT gtagttATGCTGCTCAAAGTAATGATGTTGAAACtggaaataatgtaattttaccaATGGAACAAAATATAAG AgaggaaaatattgaaaatgctgttgtaaataattttaaatcaccaAGACGGTCACTTAGACTTACTAGAAACAATGAGGATatgagtaataaaaatataccg gacCATACTTCAGGATCTGGATTACGATGTTCCGTTAAAAACTGCTTTAACAGGCATTCAAAGATTCTTAGTCTCTTTGGCTATTCTAAGGATTTCACGCTCAGAAAAAAGTGGATagaaaaatgtgaaataaaaaaaggtcCTGCTAAAATAGTAAAACCTTGTACAAGAGTTTGTATTACTCATTTTGAACTagaatgtttcaaaaatactgcattaaaaaatagattaaaaccaGGCGCTAttccatcattattttttgatagtg GTAGTACTGAAGAAGACCCGGCAGAGTTTACATGTTCCCGTCAGGAAGTGTTGGACTAA
- the LOC103307901 gene encoding uncharacterized protein LOC103307901 codes for MDNEVSDFTSPAKKNKRGKWVSSQQKEMIVNHYKSKVQANPKITIREARTIISKELGIGEKTISNTLKEYRETKTVSSPNKERIHKNVISKTDDFDKYAIRRKIHNLWINRELPTLDKILSVVNEDESLPSFSRATLHRLLKSMDFVYTKRGRNSALLDSNELILWRRRYLRNIKKYREEGRPIYYLDETWVNAGDVNTKVWVDKTVQSSQHAFSQGLSTGPVNPSGKGKRLIVVHIGSEDGFVPGGLLSFESKKNTSDYHDEMNGQSFRDWLLCVLPKLKDNAVIVMDNAPYHSVKLEKCPTTNWKKANIIEWLQSKGEVIDSTMIIPELLDIVKQLKPLYDKYEIDELVSQHNKTVLRLPPYHCELNPIEMAWSVIKNHVKSNNKTFKLKDVQKLLIEGVNKVTEEMWRNFISHTENEEDKFWNIDMIVDELMAERQDLVMTIGPER; via the exons ATGGACAACGAAGTTTCAGATTTTACATCACCAGCGAAGAAAAATAAGAGAGGAAAG tggGTTTCTTCACAGCAGAAGGAAATGATTGTCAACCATTACAAAAGCAAAGTCCAAGCGAACCCAAAAATCACAATACGTGAAGCCCGGACAATCATTTCAAAAGAATTGGGGATTGGAGAAAAAACCATATCCAATACATTAAAAGAATACCGTGAAACTAAAACCGTCAGTTCACCAAATAAAGAACGGATCCATAAAAATGTGATTTCGAAGACGgatgattttgataaatatgccataagaagaaaaattcacaatttatgGATAAATCGTGAGTTACCCACGCTTGACAAAATACTTTCGGTCGTCAACGAAGATGAAAGTCTACCATCTTTTTCCCGAGCGACATTACATCGACTTTTAAAATCGATGGATTTCGTTTACACCAAAAGAGGACGAAACAGTGCGCTTTTAGACTCCAATGAACTTATTCTTTGGCGGAGGAGATATTTgcgaaatatcaaaaaatatcgtGAGGAAGGTCGTCCAATTTACTATCTGGACGAAACGTGGGTTAATGCTGGAGACGTCAATACCAAAGTGTGGGTCGACAAAACTGTCCAATCTAGTCAACATGCGTTTTCCCAGGGCCTTTCAACTGGTCCCGTAAATCCGAGTGGTAAGGGGAAACGATTAATAGTCGTTCATATTGGCTCTGAAGATGGATTCGTTCCTGGAGGATTATTGTCGTTCGAGTCGAAAAAGAACACTAGTGACTATCATGACGAAATGAATGGGCAAAGTTTCCGTGATTGGTTACTATGTGTTTTGCCGAAATTAAAAGATAACGCGGTAATCGTTATGGATAACGCTCCTTACCATTCGGTAAAATTAGAGAAATGTCCAACAACAAATTGGAAGAAAGCGAACATTATTGAATGGCTTCAAAGCAAAGGGGAGGTAATTGATAGCACTATGATTATACCAGAATTATTGGATATTGTGAAACAACTAAAACCATTGTACGACAAATACGAAATCGATGAACTAGTTTCACAACACAATAAAACAGTGCTACGATTACCTCCATACCACTGCGAACTCAATCCGATTGAAATGGCTTGGTCGGTAATCAAAAACCACGTAAAATCGAATAACAAGACTTTCAAGCTTAAAGATGTCCAAAAGCTCTTGATTGAAGGCGTAAATAAAGTCACTGAAGAAATGTGGAGAAATTTTATAAGCCACACTGAAAATGAAGAGGACAAATTTTGGAACATCGATATGATTGTGGACGAGTTAATGGCTGAACGACAAGATTTAGTTATGACGATCGGGCCAGagcgatga